Within the Bradyrhizobium ottawaense genome, the region GAGCGTCCGGCCGGCAGCGGCCCGGTGCTCGTCAAAAGCTAGGACGTCATTCCGGGGCGCGGGCGTAGACCGCGAACCCGGAATCCAGAAGTTTATTGCGCGAGATTCCGGATCGACCCGCTGCGCGGCTCGTCCGGAATGACGGGGTTGATATGAAAGCACGCGTTACCGTTACGTTGAAGTCCGGCATTCTCGATCCGCAGGGCAAGGCCATCGAAGGCGCGCTGAAAACGCTCGGCGTCGATGGCGTCGCCAGCGTGCGTCAGGGCAAGGTGTTCGACATCGAACTCTCCGGCTCCGACAAGGCCAAGGCGGAGGCGGCCCTGAAAGCCGCCGCCGACAAGCTGCTGGCCAACACCGTGATCGAGAACTACCGGGTCGAACTTCTCTAGGCTGCAATCAATGAAATCTGCCGTTCTCGTCTTTCCCGGAATCAATCGCGAGCGCGACATGGCGCGCGCCTTGAAGCTGGCATCGGGCCATGAGTCCGCGATGGTCTGGCATGCCGAGACCGCGCTGCCCAAGGGTACCGACCTCGTCGTGGTGCCCGGCGGGTTTTCCTATGGCGACTATCTGCGCTGTGGCGCGATTGCCGCGCGCGCGCCTGTCATGGATGCGGTGCGGGCGTTTGCCGCCGAAGGCGGCTTCGTGCTCGGCGTCTGCAACGGTTTTCAGATCCTCTGCGAAGCAGGTCTTCTGCCCGGCGTGCTGATGCGCAACGCGCGGCTGAAATTCATCTGCAAGGACGTGCATCTGCGGGTCGAACGGTCAGACACGCCGTTCACGCGCGGCTACAACGCCGGCCAGGTCATTCGGGTGCCGGTTGCCCATGGCGAAGGCAATTACGAGGCCGACGAAGAGACGGTGAAGCGGCTCGAGGGCGAGGGGCGGGTGCTGTACCGTTACTGCTCGGCGGAGGGTGTGGTCGACGAGGCCTCCAACATCAACGGCGCCGCGGATTCGATCGCCGGCATCGTCAACGAGCGCGGCAATGTGCTCGGCATGATGCCGCACCCGGAAAACCACGTCGAAGACATCATGGGCTGCACCGACGGCCGCGGCCTGTTTGCCGGCCTTGTGGCACACCTGGAAAAAGCCGCGTGAACTCATTCGTGGCCAGACTGGCGGTCGCGCTCGCGGCGCTCTCGTTCGTGATTCCCGCGCAGGCGCAGGATTTTCCGAAGCATCCCATCACCATGATTGTGCCGTTCGCAGCCGGCGGCACCTCCGACGTGATCGCGCGTGCGGTCGCCGAAGAGATGGGCAAGGCGCTGGGTCAGCCGGTCGTGATCGAGAATGTCGCGGGCGCCGGCGGCTCGACCGCACTGGCACGCGCCGCGCGCGCCGACGCGGACGGTTACACCATCGCGATCGGCAACGCCGGCACCAGTGCCGCGACCTACACGATCTATCCGAAACTGCCGTTCACGCCGGACTCGTTCGCCCCCATTGCCATGGTGGCGAAGACGTTCGGCATCGTCGCGCTGCGCAAGGACTTTCCGGCCAAGAACCTGCAGGAGTTCATCGCCTATGCGAAGAGCAATCCCGGCAAGATCAATCTCGGCCATGCCGGCGTCGGTTCGTCGAACTTCCTGATCTGCAAGAGCTTCGTGCAGGCCGCCGGCATCGACGTCACGCTGGTCGGCTATCGCGGCGCCGCACCTGCGCTGACGGATGCGATCGGCGGACAGATCGACGGCGT harbors:
- the purS gene encoding phosphoribosylformylglycinamidine synthase subunit PurS; translated protein: MKARVTVTLKSGILDPQGKAIEGALKTLGVDGVASVRQGKVFDIELSGSDKAKAEAALKAAADKLLANTVIENYRVELL
- the purQ gene encoding phosphoribosylformylglycinamidine synthase subunit PurQ, whose translation is MKSAVLVFPGINRERDMARALKLASGHESAMVWHAETALPKGTDLVVVPGGFSYGDYLRCGAIAARAPVMDAVRAFAAEGGFVLGVCNGFQILCEAGLLPGVLMRNARLKFICKDVHLRVERSDTPFTRGYNAGQVIRVPVAHGEGNYEADEETVKRLEGEGRVLYRYCSAEGVVDEASNINGAADSIAGIVNERGNVLGMMPHPENHVEDIMGCTDGRGLFAGLVAHLEKAA
- a CDS encoding tripartite tricarboxylate transporter substrate-binding protein, with the translated sequence MNSFVARLAVALAALSFVIPAQAQDFPKHPITMIVPFAAGGTSDVIARAVAEEMGKALGQPVVIENVAGAGGSTALARAARADADGYTIAIGNAGTSAATYTIYPKLPFTPDSFAPIAMVAKTFGIVALRKDFPAKNLQEFIAYAKSNPGKINLGHAGVGSSNFLICKSFVQAAGIDVTLVGYRGAAPALTDAIGGQIDGVCDAAASVSQAIDDKLVRGLVVGSTVRLATLPDLPTSAEAGLPEFEAQGWNGLFAPKGTPPAIIEKLNAAARTAVESEPVKKRFYDLSTVAPDASEHTPDVLGKLVTRDVEKYRKLLEEKK